A DNA window from Streptomyces parvus contains the following coding sequences:
- a CDS encoding bifunctional glycosyltransferase 87/phosphatase PAP2 family protein — protein sequence MAPTSKGDARNGWEGRRSVVNADHSVRGDAAADTGAGAGLTRALLWLVVAVLAVRQVAVVLRQPPGERLLDLETWIGENGVLHMTGSLYDSGRFTGTPFAGLVLKPLTATAQQTLGVAWTFGSLLLVVALGLVAARALPAPMGRRTALLAAPVAISLIMLSLPVRNALHLGQTSILPVLLVLLAWFTVRDQRAAGVLVGIAAAFQPVLVLFAALLWLTGRRQASVSAGAAFALATAVAWAAAPKDSWTYWVHHLAGAGLGERPDSLANQSLHGALLRLGLEGPVEIALFLVLSAAVVVLGLRRAVRYAEDGQLLLAVAVTGCVVVAVSPTAWQHQLLWVLLAVVGKVGKRASDRLVWPAVVVLAVTLPGTMLLPNIEALFPVRDNILLLTALGAACLAPFLPRTSPYWQHPVPTDYAKPVAARWRRVPLLPFWRRVFTRPNLLLELLLIRVVYDAYAQVRLAARAGRPLAEEHGRQIHAIEQWLHIDIEHWVNHTVVKITWLREFFDYYYSTFHFIVPLTILGVLYVRRPADYRWVRSSIGFATLLALVGFWLYPLAPPRLMPGLGFIDTVHGVQDFAKPDYGTLTTVTNQYAAMPSLHFGWSLWCGVVIVMLAPKLWMKALGLLHPLFTIAAIVATANHWVLDAVGGALVVALGFGLTYVLSGPRKLVDEEREAAAEPVGPPAEPAAEQSEPVPAGRAAASGT from the coding sequence ATGGCCCCCACTTCGAAGGGCGATGCACGGAACGGGTGGGAGGGTCGGCGCAGCGTGGTGAATGCGGATCACAGTGTGCGCGGTGACGCGGCGGCGGACACGGGAGCGGGGGCGGGGCTGACCAGGGCCCTGCTCTGGCTGGTCGTGGCCGTGCTCGCGGTACGGCAGGTGGCGGTGGTGCTCCGGCAGCCACCGGGGGAAAGGCTCCTCGATCTGGAGACCTGGATCGGGGAGAACGGCGTCCTGCACATGACGGGCTCGCTGTACGACAGCGGCCGGTTCACCGGGACGCCCTTCGCCGGGCTCGTCCTGAAACCGCTCACCGCCACGGCCCAGCAGACCCTGGGGGTTGCCTGGACGTTCGGGTCCCTGCTGCTCGTCGTCGCCCTCGGCCTCGTCGCGGCCCGCGCCCTGCCCGCCCCGATGGGCCGCCGGACGGCCCTGCTCGCGGCCCCCGTCGCGATCAGCCTGATCATGCTGTCGCTGCCGGTCCGCAACGCCCTGCACCTGGGCCAGACCAGCATCCTGCCCGTCCTGCTGGTGCTGCTGGCCTGGTTCACCGTCCGGGACCAGCGGGCGGCGGGCGTCCTCGTCGGCATCGCCGCCGCCTTCCAGCCGGTGCTGGTCCTCTTCGCCGCCCTCCTCTGGCTGACCGGCAGGCGGCAGGCGTCGGTGAGCGCGGGCGCGGCCTTCGCCCTCGCCACGGCCGTCGCCTGGGCCGCGGCGCCGAAGGACTCGTGGACGTACTGGGTGCACCATCTCGCGGGCGCCGGACTGGGGGAGCGGCCGGACAGCCTGGCCAACCAGTCCCTGCACGGGGCGCTGCTCCGGCTCGGCCTCGAAGGCCCTGTGGAGATCGCCCTGTTCCTGGTGCTCTCCGCCGCCGTCGTGGTCCTCGGGCTGCGGCGCGCGGTGCGGTACGCCGAGGACGGTCAGCTGCTCCTCGCGGTGGCCGTGACCGGGTGCGTCGTCGTCGCCGTCTCGCCGACCGCCTGGCAGCACCAGCTGCTCTGGGTGCTCCTCGCGGTCGTCGGCAAGGTCGGCAAGCGGGCCTCCGACCGGCTGGTCTGGCCGGCCGTGGTGGTGCTCGCCGTCACCCTGCCGGGCACGATGCTGCTGCCGAACATCGAGGCGCTCTTCCCCGTACGCGACAACATCCTGCTCCTCACGGCGCTCGGCGCGGCCTGCCTCGCCCCGTTCCTGCCCCGCACCTCGCCGTACTGGCAGCACCCGGTCCCCACCGACTACGCGAAACCGGTCGCGGCGCGCTGGAGACGCGTGCCGCTCCTGCCGTTCTGGCGCCGGGTCTTCACCCGCCCCAACCTGCTGCTGGAACTCCTGCTCATCCGGGTCGTCTACGACGCCTACGCCCAGGTCCGCCTCGCCGCCCGGGCGGGCCGCCCGCTCGCCGAGGAGCACGGCCGGCAGATCCACGCCATCGAGCAGTGGCTGCACATCGACATCGAACACTGGGTCAACCACACGGTTGTCAAGATCACCTGGCTGCGGGAGTTCTTCGACTACTACTACTCCACGTTCCACTTCATCGTCCCGCTGACGATCCTCGGCGTGCTGTACGTCCGCCGCCCCGCCGACTACCGCTGGGTCCGCTCCTCCATCGGCTTCGCCACGCTCCTCGCGCTCGTCGGCTTCTGGCTCTACCCCCTGGCTCCGCCCCGGCTCATGCCCGGCCTCGGCTTCATCGACACCGTCCACGGGGTGCAGGACTTCGCGAAGCCCGACTACGGGACGCTGACCACCGTCACCAACCAGTACGCGGCGATGCCGTCGCTGCACTTCGGCTGGTCGCTGTGGTGCGGTGTGGTCATCGTGATGCTGGCCCCGAAGCTGTGGATGAAGGCGCTCGGCCTGCTGCACCCGCTCTTCACCATCGCCGCGATCGTGGCCACCGCCAACCACTGGGTGCTCGACGCGGTCGGCGGCGCCCTGGTGGTGGCGCTGGGCTTCGGGCTGACGTATGTGCTGTCGGGTCCGCGGAAGCTGGTCGACGAGGAGCGGGAAGCGGCGGCGGAGCCCGTCGGGCCGCCCGCGGAACCCGCGGCCGAGCAGTCGGAGCCCGTGCCGGCCGGGAGAGCGGCGGCGAGCGGCACGTAG
- a CDS encoding peptidoglycan-binding domain-containing protein: MPCRCGAGAGSAPLTEDEQRAARTAEIAAAEDFDPLRIRPYVTLTDQAGSPSGTTDGTQPGTWAGGVSGAERHGSGAPGAAATTMPLFLGGDGSDAGTGTGTGADPGAGASTYAAPAGGGDRRRTAAASPAFTPDPVQPRRRRPFGALAAGVAVAAVVGTAAFAGGLFGGDESGDEALPEATTSVPDTEGEPAASVAPSASASAAPSRTPSRSAAPSASASASASPARSREPSPTATASASPTASVSPAPEDGGAPTSSPSAAPPAEFAGPSLRPGDRGPEVGVLQNRLREVWLYSGPTDQNYSDRVEHAVAIYQSYKAIQGDPVGVYGPNTRRALEAETTGRGHR, from the coding sequence GTGCCGTGCCGGTGCGGCGCGGGCGCGGGTTCGGCCCCGCTCACGGAGGACGAGCAGCGCGCCGCCCGTACGGCGGAGATCGCCGCGGCCGAGGACTTCGACCCGCTGCGCATCCGGCCGTACGTGACACTGACCGACCAGGCCGGGTCGCCCTCCGGCACGACTGACGGCACGCAGCCCGGTACGTGGGCGGGCGGGGTTTCCGGGGCCGAGCGGCACGGGTCCGGCGCTCCGGGGGCGGCGGCCACCACGATGCCGCTGTTCCTGGGCGGCGACGGATCGGATGCCGGTACGGGAACGGGCACGGGTGCAGACCCGGGCGCGGGCGCGAGTACGTACGCCGCCCCGGCCGGAGGCGGAGACCGCAGGCGGACCGCCGCCGCAAGCCCCGCCTTCACCCCCGACCCCGTGCAGCCGCGCCGCAGGCGGCCCTTCGGGGCGCTCGCCGCGGGGGTGGCCGTGGCCGCGGTGGTCGGCACGGCCGCCTTCGCCGGAGGGCTGTTCGGCGGCGACGAGAGCGGGGACGAGGCGCTGCCGGAGGCGACCACGAGCGTTCCGGACACGGAGGGCGAACCGGCCGCGTCGGTGGCCCCGTCCGCCTCCGCGTCGGCCGCTCCCTCCCGTACGCCGTCCCGCTCGGCCGCGCCGTCGGCCTCGGCGTCCGCGTCCGCATCGCCGGCCAGGAGCCGGGAGCCCTCGCCGACCGCCACCGCGTCCGCGTCGCCGACGGCGAGCGTGTCGCCCGCCCCGGAGGACGGCGGCGCGCCCACGTCCTCGCCGTCCGCCGCCCCGCCCGCGGAGTTCGCCGGCCCCTCGCTGCGGCCGGGCGACCGCGGCCCGGAGGTCGGTGTGCTGCAGAACCGGCTCAGGGAGGTGTGGCTCTACTCGGGGCCGACCGACCAGAACTACAGCGACCGGGTGGAGCACGCGGTGGCGATCTACCAGTCGTACAAGGCGATCCAGGGCGATCCGGTGGGCGTGTACGGGCCGAACACCCGGCGCGCGCTGGAGGCGGAGACGACCGGACGCGGACACCGCTGA
- a CDS encoding HNH endonuclease family protein — protein MSGVYARRLTVVAATAALAATSALFTAPSAQAAMPTPVSAATARTYLGQLTVGAEGSSTGYSRDKFPHWITQSGACNTREVVLKRDGTNVQQDSSCAAVSGSWYSPYDGATWSAASDVDIDHMVPLAEAWRSGASSWTTAQRQSFANDLTRPQLIAVTDNVNQAKGDKDPAEWMPPSSSYKCTYVRAWVHVKKQYDLSVDSAEKSALQSALNGC, from the coding sequence ATGTCCGGTGTCTACGCGCGTCGCCTCACCGTCGTCGCCGCAACCGCAGCACTCGCCGCCACGTCCGCCCTGTTCACCGCCCCCAGCGCCCAGGCCGCCATGCCCACCCCGGTCAGCGCGGCGACCGCACGGACCTACCTCGGCCAGCTCACCGTCGGCGCGGAGGGCTCGTCCACCGGCTACAGCCGTGACAAGTTCCCGCACTGGATCACCCAGTCGGGAGCCTGCAACACCCGTGAGGTCGTCCTCAAGCGCGACGGCACGAACGTCCAGCAGGACTCCTCCTGCGCCGCGGTCAGCGGCAGTTGGTACTCGCCCTACGACGGTGCCACCTGGAGCGCCGCCTCCGACGTGGACATCGACCACATGGTCCCGCTGGCCGAGGCCTGGCGCTCCGGCGCGAGCAGCTGGACCACCGCCCAGCGCCAGTCGTTCGCCAACGACCTGACCCGCCCCCAGCTCATCGCGGTCACCGACAACGTGAACCAGGCCAAGGGCGACAAGGACCCGGCCGAGTGGATGCCGCCGAGCTCCTCGTACAAGTGCACCTACGTCCGCGCCTGGGTCCACGTCAAGAAGCAGTACGACCTGAGCGTCGACTCAGCCGAGAAGAGCGCCCTGCAGTCGGCCCTGAACGGCTGCTGA
- a CDS encoding GNAT family N-acetyltransferase: MTWTVAAERFDSPDASALRRDYYDEVASRYWNRPATAEEIADGLDDDGADLLVPPTGQFVVGRYGSEAASCAGLVLTEDAGAGTAELTRVYVRPAFRGTGGGGLLLAAVEEAARAYGIRLLRLDTRNDLVEARGLYAKHGYREVPAFHRRNQYAEHWFAKEL; encoded by the coding sequence ATGACCTGGACCGTGGCCGCCGAACGATTCGACTCCCCCGACGCGAGCGCACTGCGCCGTGACTACTACGACGAGGTCGCGAGCCGCTACTGGAATCGGCCCGCGACCGCCGAGGAGATCGCCGACGGGCTCGACGACGACGGGGCCGACCTGCTCGTACCGCCGACCGGTCAGTTCGTCGTCGGCCGGTACGGGAGCGAGGCGGCGAGCTGTGCCGGGCTGGTGCTCACGGAGGACGCCGGGGCGGGCACGGCGGAGCTCACGCGGGTGTACGTGCGCCCGGCGTTCCGGGGGACGGGCGGGGGCGGGCTGCTGCTGGCCGCGGTGGAGGAGGCGGCGAGGGCGTACGGCATACGGCTGCTGCGACTGGACACCCGCAACGACCTGGTCGAGGCGCGCGGGCTGTACGCGAAGCACGGGTACCGGGAGGTGCCGGCGTTCCACCGCCGTAACCAGTACGCGGAGCACTGGTTCGCCAAGGAGCTGTGA
- a CDS encoding alkaline phosphatase D family protein gives MAGLRLGPLLRYVDWESGSTATVWVEASRPCTVEVRCADGASGMSPTFSVAGHHYALVVVEGLTPGSTTAYEVLIGSRRVWPPDDTRLPPSTITTPPVATPAGPGKGAAASAGAAPDAVRISFGSCRWAAAPGGGQDPVGPDALVTLAGHLAADPTAERPDVLLLLGDQVYADETSAATRRRLAARRDLAEPPGAEIADYEEYTYLYDESWRDPEVRWLLSTVPSCMIFDDHDVIDDWNTSAAWQRDMRATPWWHERIVSGLMSYWVHQHLGNLSPAELAADPVYAAVTASPDGTEALRRFASETDADPSRTRWSYRRVFGRVRLVMVDTRAARVLAEEQRAMLDPEEADWLRNAVLDDPASYDHLLIGSSLPWLLPPLVHDAERWNAALCAGARGDRWARFGEKVRRAGDLEHWAAFPESFDRFTALLREVASGPDAPATVCVLSGDVHHAYITEPRWPDTPPGHGRASGTASGPGSGPTPASRVLQLTCSPVHNSVPRWIQAGFRFGWSRTGRRIGRLLTRHGRTGASPVTWDRAGGPWFGNQLMTLTLLGRKSALTLVQATAGKQGDQLAAVLERSLTPED, from the coding sequence ATGGCCGGGCTGCGCCTGGGACCACTGCTGCGGTACGTCGACTGGGAGTCCGGGTCCACCGCGACCGTCTGGGTCGAGGCGAGCCGTCCGTGCACCGTGGAGGTCCGGTGCGCGGACGGCGCTTCGGGGATGTCGCCCACCTTCTCGGTGGCCGGGCACCACTACGCCCTGGTCGTGGTGGAGGGGCTGACGCCCGGCTCCACGACGGCGTACGAGGTGCTGATCGGCTCCCGGCGCGTCTGGCCGCCCGACGACACCCGTCTCCCGCCGAGCACCATCACCACACCGCCGGTGGCGACGCCGGCAGGCCCGGGGAAGGGCGCGGCGGCGAGCGCCGGGGCCGCGCCGGACGCCGTGCGGATCTCGTTCGGGTCGTGCCGCTGGGCGGCCGCCCCGGGAGGCGGGCAGGATCCCGTGGGGCCGGACGCCCTGGTCACCCTGGCCGGCCACCTCGCCGCGGATCCGACGGCCGAGCGGCCGGACGTCCTGCTGCTCCTGGGCGACCAGGTGTACGCGGACGAGACCTCCGCCGCGACCCGGCGCAGACTCGCCGCCCGCCGGGACCTGGCGGAGCCGCCCGGCGCGGAGATCGCGGACTACGAGGAGTACACGTACCTCTACGACGAATCGTGGCGCGACCCGGAAGTCCGCTGGCTGCTCTCCACGGTTCCCAGCTGCATGATCTTCGACGACCACGACGTGATCGACGACTGGAACACCAGCGCCGCCTGGCAGCGCGACATGCGCGCCACGCCCTGGTGGCACGAACGGATCGTCAGCGGGCTGATGTCGTACTGGGTCCACCAGCACCTGGGCAACCTCTCCCCCGCCGAACTGGCCGCCGACCCCGTGTACGCGGCGGTCACGGCCTCGCCCGACGGCACGGAGGCGCTGCGCCGCTTCGCCTCCGAGACCGATGCGGACCCCTCCCGTACCCGGTGGAGCTACCGACGCGTTTTCGGCCGAGTACGGCTGGTGATGGTCGACACCCGCGCGGCCCGCGTCCTGGCCGAGGAGCAGCGGGCGATGCTCGATCCCGAGGAGGCCGACTGGCTGCGAAACGCGGTCCTTGACGACCCCGCCTCGTATGACCATCTGCTCATCGGCAGCTCTCTGCCGTGGCTGCTGCCCCCGCTCGTCCACGACGCGGAACGCTGGAATGCCGCCCTGTGCGCCGGCGCACGCGGGGACCGGTGGGCACGCTTCGGCGAGAAGGTGCGCCGCGCCGGTGACCTGGAGCATTGGGCCGCCTTCCCGGAATCCTTCGACCGGTTCACGGCGTTGCTGCGGGAGGTCGCGAGCGGTCCGGACGCCCCGGCGACGGTATGTGTCCTCTCGGGCGATGTGCACCACGCCTACATCACCGAGCCCCGGTGGCCGGACACCCCGCCCGGCCACGGACGCGCTTCCGGTACCGCCTCCGGCCCCGGCTCCGGACCCACCCCGGCATCCCGCGTCCTCCAGCTGACCTGCTCTCCCGTGCACAACTCGGTCCCCCGGTGGATCCAGGCGGGATTCCGCTTCGGCTGGAGCCGGACGGGCCGGCGGATCGGCCGGCTCCTGACACGCCACGGCCGCACCGGAGCCTCGCCGGTCACCTGGGACAGGGCGGGCGGCCCCTGGTTCGGTAACCAGCTCATGACGCTCACATTGCTTGGCCGGAAGTCTGCGCTGACATTGGTACAGGCCACAGCGGGAAAGCAGGGGGACCAGCTCGCAGCGGTTCTTGAGCGTTCACTCACCCCTGAGGATTAG
- a CDS encoding HAD-IA family hydrolase, which yields MPATVLTAHALLLDMDGTLVNSDAVVERCWRRWAIEHGLDPEAALKVVHGRQGYATMAVLLPDRPMEENYADNRVMLAEETADVEGVVPIGGAPAFMAAIAELPHALVTSADSALATARMGAAALPLPAVRVTAEQVGASKPDPEGFLKGAAELGFDAADCIVFEDSEAGIAAGRAAGMRVVGVGPRAAALAPDAHVADLTQVRVEAAEDGSIRLHIDEA from the coding sequence ATGCCGGCCACCGTCCTCACCGCTCACGCCCTCCTGCTCGACATGGACGGCACCCTCGTGAACTCCGACGCGGTGGTGGAGCGCTGCTGGCGGCGCTGGGCGATCGAGCACGGGCTGGACCCCGAGGCCGCACTCAAGGTGGTGCACGGCCGTCAGGGGTACGCCACGATGGCCGTCCTGCTCCCGGACCGCCCGATGGAGGAGAACTACGCGGACAACCGGGTCATGCTCGCCGAGGAGACCGCCGACGTCGAGGGCGTCGTGCCGATCGGCGGGGCTCCCGCGTTCATGGCCGCGATCGCCGAGCTGCCGCACGCCCTGGTGACCTCTGCCGACAGCGCGCTCGCGACGGCCCGGATGGGTGCGGCCGCACTGCCGCTGCCCGCCGTCCGGGTCACCGCCGAGCAGGTCGGCGCCAGCAAGCCGGACCCCGAGGGCTTCCTCAAGGGCGCGGCCGAGCTGGGCTTCGACGCGGCGGACTGCATCGTCTTCGAGGACTCCGAGGCGGGCATCGCGGCGGGCCGGGCGGCGGGCATGCGCGTCGTGGGCGTCGGCCCGCGCGCCGCCGCCCTGGCGCCGGACGCCCATGTGGCGGACCTGACGCAGGTGCGGGTGGAGGCGGCCGAGGACGGCTCGATCCGGCTGCACATCGACGAAGCCTGA
- a CDS encoding serpin family protein: MTDVSATDAATTTTTTRAIQHLAERWIQDGMAAGRAAGAAGRGRTVPTAGFVCSPAGLWLALAAVAAGARGGTAAELRALLGTADREAAPAVTEVARELAATGALGVATRVWSRVPVLRAYREALPDVRFDPMDPAAVDAWVREATGGLIERLPLEITDDTLLALVNVLALKARWERPFEGWRTQDLPFTDAAGTVRPVPTMSKDVPVADAWTAGGAYVVELRCAREPGGGPGARVRLVLGEPGAGPERALPLGWAPRTAGTPLDADRVTVGLPRLALRTRVPVTEQLPALGVRLAASDDADFSGLSPERLFVSDVIQEAVLKIAEEGVEAAAVTVVAMARGSAAPRPQRVHHIAFDRPFGIVVLAGADDVPLFTAWQADAPAADA, from the coding sequence GTGACCGACGTGTCCGCGACCGACGCCGCGACAACGACCACGACGACCCGGGCGATCCAGCATCTCGCCGAACGCTGGATACAGGACGGCATGGCCGCCGGCCGAGCGGCCGGGGCGGCGGGCCGGGGCCGTACCGTGCCGACCGCCGGCTTCGTCTGCTCGCCCGCCGGGCTGTGGCTCGCCCTGGCCGCCGTCGCCGCGGGCGCCCGAGGCGGGACCGCGGCAGAGCTGCGGGCCCTCCTCGGCACCGCGGACCGGGAGGCCGCCCCGGCCGTCACGGAGGTGGCCCGCGAGCTGGCGGCGACCGGGGCGCTGGGCGTGGCCACCCGGGTCTGGAGCCGGGTGCCCGTGCTGCGCGCGTACCGGGAGGCGCTGCCGGACGTCCGCTTCGACCCGATGGACCCGGCGGCCGTCGACGCCTGGGTGCGCGAGGCCACCGGCGGGCTGATCGAGCGGCTGCCGCTGGAGATCACCGACGACACCCTGCTCGCCCTGGTCAACGTCCTGGCGCTGAAGGCCCGCTGGGAGAGGCCGTTCGAGGGGTGGCGCACCCAGGACCTGCCGTTCACCGACGCGGCCGGGACGGTCCGCCCGGTGCCGACCATGTCCAAGGACGTGCCGGTGGCCGACGCCTGGACGGCCGGCGGGGCGTACGTCGTCGAGCTGCGCTGCGCGAGGGAGCCCGGCGGCGGCCCCGGGGCCCGGGTCCGTCTCGTCCTGGGGGAGCCGGGGGCGGGCCCGGAACGTGCGCTTCCGCTGGGCTGGGCACCCCGGACCGCGGGCACCCCGCTGGACGCCGACCGGGTGACCGTCGGGCTGCCGCGGCTCGCCCTGCGGACCCGGGTGCCCGTGACCGAGCAGCTGCCGGCCCTCGGCGTACGGCTGGCCGCCTCCGACGACGCCGACTTCTCCGGCCTCTCGCCCGAACGCCTCTTCGTCTCCGACGTGATCCAGGAAGCCGTGCTGAAGATCGCCGAGGAGGGCGTGGAGGCCGCGGCCGTGACGGTGGTCGCCATGGCCCGGGGGAGCGCGGCGCCCCGGCCGCAGCGGGTGCACCACATCGCCTTCGACCGGCCTTTCGGCATCGTCGTGCTGGCCGGAGCCGATGACGTACCCCTGTTCACCGCCTGGCAGGCGGACGCCCCCGCCGCGGACGCCTGA
- a CDS encoding ECF transporter S component: MTERAPRPVRLGPKSVAVLLLTGAVGVVAFGWPLLADTGSGLAHAKDAPWLFAALLPLLVAVVVATISESGMDAKAVAMLGVLAAVGAALRPLGAGTAGLEPMFFLMVLSGRVLGPGFGFVLGSVTMFASALLTGGVGPWMPFQMLSMGWFTMGAGLLPGADRLRGRAELAMLAAYGCVAAFAYGAVMNLQGWPLLTGVGSGISFVPGDPLHENLVRFLAYCAATSLGWDLGRAVLTVVLTLTLGPTLLKALRRATRRAAFDARAAFGEAEGEPGRPSEG; the protein is encoded by the coding sequence ATGACGGAACGGGCTCCCCGGCCCGTGCGGCTCGGGCCGAAGTCGGTGGCCGTGCTGCTGCTGACCGGGGCCGTCGGTGTGGTCGCCTTCGGGTGGCCGCTGCTGGCGGACACGGGGTCCGGGCTCGCGCACGCGAAGGACGCGCCCTGGCTGTTCGCGGCGCTGCTGCCGCTGCTGGTCGCGGTGGTGGTGGCGACGATCTCCGAGTCCGGGATGGATGCGAAGGCCGTCGCGATGCTCGGCGTGCTGGCGGCGGTCGGGGCGGCGTTGCGCCCGCTCGGAGCGGGGACGGCCGGGCTGGAGCCGATGTTCTTCCTGATGGTGCTGAGCGGCCGGGTGCTCGGCCCCGGCTTCGGCTTCGTGCTCGGCTCGGTGACCATGTTCGCCTCGGCGCTGCTGACGGGCGGGGTCGGGCCGTGGATGCCGTTCCAGATGCTGTCGATGGGCTGGTTCACGATGGGCGCGGGCCTGCTGCCGGGGGCCGACCGGCTGCGCGGGCGGGCGGAGTTGGCGATGCTGGCGGCGTACGGCTGCGTGGCGGCGTTCGCGTACGGCGCGGTGATGAATCTGCAGGGCTGGCCGCTCCTCACCGGTGTCGGCTCGGGGATCTCGTTCGTCCCGGGCGACCCGCTGCACGAGAACCTGGTCCGCTTCCTCGCCTACTGCGCGGCGACCTCGCTGGGCTGGGACCTGGGGCGGGCGGTGCTGACGGTGGTCCTGACCCTGACGCTCGGCCCGACGCTGCTGAAGGCGCTGCGCCGGGCCACCCGCCGCGCCGCGTTCGACGCGCGGGCGGCGTTCGGGGAGGCCGAGGGCGAGCCCGGGAGGCCGTCCGAAGGGTGA
- a CDS encoding MDR family MFS transporter, protein MSQRLSPPPPAAAPGEGHSHRSVLVAIGALLLGMLLAALDQTIVSTALPTIVSELGGLDHLSWVVTAYLLAATAATPLWGKLGDQYGRKKLFQTAIVIFLIGSALCGVAQNMPQLIGFRALQGLGGGGLMVLSMAIVGDLVTPRERGKYQGFFGAVFGVTSVLGPLLGGFFTEHLSWRWVFYINLPIGVVALGVIAAVLHIPVRREKHTIDYLGTFLIAAVATSLVLIASLGGTTWAWGSPQIIVLAVLAVVLLVAFIAAERRAVEPVLPLKLFRIRTFTLVAVISFVIGFAMFGAMTYLPTFLQVVHDITPTMSGVHMLPMVFGLLITSTASGQIVSRTGRWKVFPVLGTALTTAGLLLLHRLDENSSTWLMSVYFFVFGAGLGLVMQVLVLVAQNSVSYQDLGVATSGATFFRSIGAAFGVAVFGTIFTNRLTGRLADALAGQPLPPGIDAGSLSADPRAIGQLPADLRPSVLSAYSTSITDVFLYAAPVVLLAFVLAWFLREDKLRGSVTAPDAGQTLASNPVERSSYDECARALSVLATREGRREIYEKITARAGYDLLPAASWLLLRIKRHGMVEPARLAETAPVPLHVITDAARQIEERGLARREGLQMILTDSGAEAVVRLSQAREDSLAELLGDWWGPERPTDLVRLVGELSAEVGGSTRERPRSPTPPRDHEPHLRRDEREAHSRIHDGQDPHEDRDDHGRHHPPV, encoded by the coding sequence ATGTCCCAGCGGCTGAGCCCGCCGCCCCCGGCCGCGGCCCCCGGTGAGGGGCACTCCCACCGGAGCGTCCTGGTGGCGATCGGAGCGCTGCTCCTCGGCATGCTGCTCGCGGCACTCGACCAGACCATCGTCTCCACCGCCCTTCCGACCATCGTCAGCGAGCTCGGCGGGCTCGACCATCTCTCCTGGGTGGTGACGGCCTATCTGCTGGCGGCCACCGCGGCGACCCCGCTGTGGGGCAAGCTCGGCGACCAGTACGGCCGCAAGAAGCTCTTCCAGACCGCGATCGTGATCTTCCTGATCGGCTCCGCGCTCTGCGGGGTCGCCCAGAACATGCCCCAGCTGATCGGGTTCCGGGCTCTCCAGGGACTCGGCGGCGGTGGGCTCATGGTGCTGTCGATGGCGATCGTCGGCGACCTCGTCACCCCGCGCGAACGCGGCAAGTACCAAGGGTTCTTCGGTGCCGTCTTCGGCGTGACGAGCGTCCTCGGACCGCTCCTCGGCGGCTTCTTCACCGAACACCTCAGCTGGCGCTGGGTCTTCTACATCAACCTGCCGATCGGCGTCGTCGCGCTGGGCGTCATCGCGGCCGTGCTGCACATCCCGGTCCGCCGCGAGAAGCACACCATCGACTACCTCGGCACCTTCCTCATCGCGGCCGTCGCGACCAGCCTGGTGCTCATCGCCTCCCTCGGCGGTACGACCTGGGCCTGGGGATCCCCGCAGATCATCGTGCTCGCGGTGCTCGCCGTCGTCCTGCTCGTGGCCTTCATCGCCGCCGAACGGCGTGCCGTCGAGCCCGTGCTGCCGCTGAAGCTGTTCCGGATCCGCACCTTCACCCTCGTCGCCGTGATCAGCTTCGTCATCGGCTTCGCCATGTTCGGCGCGATGACCTACCTGCCGACGTTTCTCCAGGTGGTCCACGACATCACCCCGACCATGTCCGGCGTGCACATGCTGCCGATGGTGTTCGGCCTGCTGATCACCTCGACCGCCTCCGGCCAGATCGTCAGCCGCACCGGCCGCTGGAAGGTCTTCCCGGTCCTCGGCACGGCCCTCACCACCGCCGGTCTCCTGCTGCTCCACCGCCTCGACGAGAACAGCTCCACCTGGCTGATGAGCGTCTACTTCTTCGTCTTCGGCGCCGGTCTCGGCCTGGTGATGCAGGTCCTCGTCCTGGTCGCCCAGAACTCCGTCTCCTACCAGGACCTCGGGGTCGCCACCTCCGGCGCGACGTTCTTCCGGTCCATCGGCGCGGCGTTCGGCGTGGCCGTCTTCGGGACCATCTTCACCAACCGGCTGACCGGCCGGCTGGCGGACGCGCTCGCCGGGCAGCCGCTGCCCCCGGGCATCGACGCGGGGAGCCTGTCCGCCGACCCCCGGGCCATCGGGCAGCTCCCCGCCGATCTGCGGCCCTCGGTCCTCAGCGCGTACTCCACCTCCATCACGGACGTCTTCCTGTACGCCGCCCCGGTCGTCCTCCTGGCCTTCGTCCTCGCCTGGTTCCTCCGCGAGGACAAGCTCCGGGGCTCGGTGACCGCCCCGGACGCGGGCCAGACCCTCGCCTCCAACCCCGTCGAGCGCTCCTCTTACGACGAGTGCGCCCGGGCCCTGTCCGTGCTCGCCACCCGGGAGGGGCGCCGCGAGATCTACGAGAAGATCACCGCGCGGGCGGGGTACGACCTGCTGCCCGCGGCCAGCTGGCTGCTCCTGCGGATCAAGCGGCACGGCATGGTCGAACCCGCCCGGCTCGCCGAGACGGCTCCCGTACCGCTGCACGTGATCACCGACGCGGCCCGCCAGATCGAGGAACGCGGACTGGCCCGCCGGGAGGGCCTGCAGATGATCCTCACCGACTCCGGGGCCGAGGCCGTCGTCCGCCTCTCGCAGGCCCGTGAGGACTCGCTCGCCGAACTCCTCGGCGACTGGTGGGGGCCCGAGCGCCCCACCGACCTGGTCAGACTCGTCGGCGAACTGAGCGCCGAGGTCGGCGGCTCTACCAGGGAACGCCCCCGCTCCCCGACGCCTCCCCGCGACCACGAGCCCCACCTGCGCCGCGACGAGCGCGAGGCCCACAGCCGGATCCACGACGGCCAGGACCCCCATGAGGACCGCGACGACCACGGCCGCCACCACCCGCCCGTCTGA